The following are encoded together in the Plasmodium malariae genome assembly, chromosome: 1 genome:
- the PmUG01_01025500 gene encoding DnaJ protein, putative, with amino-acid sequence MSNWNFFTDYGSWFGSPSSMSTNVEGNSSSNISANITTAAAAATSTKSSSAVFSSNNNRNDGKMRENIPDEKDQYRFKYEGKLHFTEKIKNSSDTKNRSSSSGSKEHSDSKGSSKWRIGKKHKEKKNNNNYSNDKSNDKSSGNSNDKSSGNSNDKSSGNSNDKRNGKNSGNNNGNSSNKESGFFSQLGISNFLPHLDNSNICNEYKTGYHLDEEVKKVFPNGRASKKGSKMKIGLEANMNTSTAFTSSVDVPNICVDTTYYDILEVKPNATASEIKSKYYKLALKYHPDKNADDPEAKIKFQKINEAYQVLSDDEKRMEYNKYGLNATKDMVIIDPALLFMMLYSSEELADYIGTLRVAYFIKLAFSGNMSIEDMKLRDDNFISEMEIEQKKREVELALILRDKLQPYVDDDTKWNDKMENEITCLLESSFSSSILESIGWTYRNISASFIAEVTTLWGVGAAVPNIQASKRTVQNSFGVASSIISTFFTMQKMAAYNDYYNTLEQKKEALTANKEAHSGGSGNGSGSGNGSGSGNGSGSGNGSGSGSGSGSGSKEGEDCNRGEGNTPNNDATKESTTASSSVGTSSKQDVNSSMHKNDKHGKSGSSSSSTNDKNESMNSTSRGKHSNSKSNKLFEKEALIEKKNNEAFGTIIRNVLKVVLWDIETTVRQVAEKVLRDEGVDINIRLKRARGLKVLGKIMLRLSKTKKDMCESKDFDVNKLFESVLMKAVEQAFAEEESEKGAEKGVEKEDMYKREFI; translated from the coding sequence ATGTCCAACTGGAACTTCTTCACGGACTATGGGAGCTGGTTCGGGAGCCCCAGCTCCATGTCAACAAACGTGGAGGGGAATAGCTCCTCGAATATTTCTGCTAATATAACAACTGCAGCTGCAGCTGCAACGAGTACTAAGAGCTCATCGGCTGTATTtagtagcaataataataggaaTGATGGAAAGATGAGAGAAAATATCCCAGATGAAAAAGATCAATACAGGTTTAAATATGAAGGAAAATTGCATTttacagaaaaaattaaaaatagttcGGATACGAAAAATCgtagtagcagtagtggAAGTAAGGAACATAGTGATAGTAAAGGTAGTAGTAAATGGAGGATTGGTAAAAAacataaggaaaaaaaaaataataataattatagtaatGATAAAAGTAATGATAAAAGTAGTGGTAACAGTAATGATAAAAGTAGTGGTAACAGTAATGATAAAAGTAGTGGTAACAGTAATGATAAAAGGAATGGCAAAAATAGTGGTAATAACAATGGAAATAGTAGTAACAAAGAAAGTGGATTCTTTAGTCAGTTGGGGATCTCCAATTTTCTGCCCCATCTTgataattcaaatatatgtaatgagTATAAAACAGGATATCATTTGGATGAAGAAGTTAAAAAGGTATTTCCGAATGGAAGAGCTTCCAAAAAGGgtagtaaaatgaaaattggGTTAGAAGCAAATATGAACACATCTACTGCATTCACTTCATCAGTGGATGTACCAAACATATGTGTGGATACTACATATTATGACATTTTGGAGGTTAAACCCAATGCTACAGCTAGCGAAATAAAgtcaaaatattataagcTAGCTTTAAAATATCATCCAGATAAAAATGCGGATGATCCTGAAgccaaaataaaatttcagAAAATTAATGAAGCATATCAAGTATTAAGTgatgatgaaaaaagaatggaatataataaatatggtCTGAATGCAACTAAAGATATGGTTATTATAGATCCAGCTCTTCTCTTTATGATGCTATATAGTTCAGAAGAATTAGCTGATTATATTGGTACTTTAAGAGTAGCttactttataaaattagCATTTTCTGGTAATATGTCCATTGAAGATATGAAATTAAGGgatgataattttattagtGAAATGGAAATAGaacaaaagaaaagagaAGTTGAATTAGCTCTTATACTTAGAGATAAATTACAACCATATGTAGATGATGATACGAAATGGAAtgataaaatggaaaatgaaATTACATGTTTACTTGAATCTTCCTTTTCTAGTTCTATTCTTGAATCTATTGGATGGACTTATAGAAACATATCTGCATCATTTATAGCTGAAGTGACAACCTTATGGGGAGTAGGAGCAGCTGTACCAAACATACAAGCATCTAAGCGGACTGTCCAGAATAGCTTTGGAGTGGCATCCTCAATCATTAGTACGTTTTTTACCATGCAGAAGATGGCAGCATATAACGATTACTACAACACATtggaacaaaaaaaggaGGCACTCACTGCTAATAAGGAAGCGCATAGTGGTGGTAGTGGTAATGGTAGTGGTAGTGGTAATGGTAGTGGTAGTGGTAATGGTAGTGGTAGTGGTAATGGTAGTGGTAGTGGTAGTGGTAGTGGCAGTGGAAGTAAAGAGGGGGAAGATTGTAATAGGGGAGAGGGAAATACACCCAATAATGATGCTACAAAGGAAAGTACTACCGCATCCTCATCTGTTGGTACATCTAGTAAGCAGGATGTGAATTCTAGTATGCACAAAAATGATAAACATGGAAAAAgtggtagtagtagtagtagtaccAATGATAAGAATGAAAGTATGAACAGCACTTCCAGAGGGAAGCATAGCAATAGTAAAAGTAATAAACTTTTTGAAAAAGAGGCgttaattgaaaaaaaaaataatgaagccTTCGGAACTATTATAAGAAATGTACTGAAGGTAGTTCTATGGGATATCGAAACAACAGTCAGACAAGTAGCTGAAAAAGTTTTGCGGGATGAAGGTGTAGATATCAATATTCGATTAAAGAGAGCTAGAGGGTTAAAAGTTTTAGGGAAAATTATGTTAAGATTATCCAAGACGAAAAAGGATATGTGTGAATCGAAAGATTTTGATGTTAATAAACTTTTTGAAAGTGTTCTTATGAAGGCAGTAGAACAGGCATTTGCGGAAGAGGAGTCTGAGAAGGGAGCAGAAAAGGGTGTAGAAAAAGAAGACATGTATAAAAgagaatttatataa
- the PmUG01_01025600 gene encoding glycosyltransferase family 28 protein, putative, whose product MYLFVTVGSHKFDELIEYMDKEEFHHFLKKLGFAQMTMQIGSSSYIPKLIYKNNKNNNINSNNKKEEDDDNGYNLLKKVKYFTYQNDLNKFYDKADLIVSHGGAGTTFECLRKNKKILLVVNKKLMNNHQMEFAHFMGTSNYVEICISLETLMENIYTCLKKKSYSVFPKPNNTESFLRDLQKLMHGR is encoded by the coding sequence ATGTACTTATTTGTCACGGTCGGGTCGCATAAATTCGATGAGCTGATCGAATATATGGACAAGGAAGAGTTTcaccattttttaaaaaaattaggcTTCGCACAGATGACCATGCAAATTGGGAGTAGCTCTTATATaccaaaattaatatataagaacAACAAGAACAACAACATCAATAGCAACAACAAAAAGGAGGAGGACGACGACAATGgatataatttattgaaaaaagtAAAGTATTTTACTTACCAGAATGatcttaataaattttatgataaagCAGATTTAATTGTAAGTCATGGAGGAGCTGGGACAACATTCGAATgcttaagaaaaaataaaaaaattttacttgttgttaataaaaagttaatgAATAACCATCAAATGGAATTTGCTCATTTTATGGGCACGTCTAATTACGTTgaaatatgtatatcttTAGAAACGTTAATGGAAAACATTTACACATgcttaaaaaagaaatcatATAGTGTTTTCCCAAAACCAAATAATACTGAAAGTTTCTTGCGCGATTTGCAAAAATTAATGCACGGGAGGTGA